One genomic window of Bacillota bacterium includes the following:
- a CDS encoding cupin domain-containing protein, with protein MAEGLSKISQRGGSGVKIYDILRNKEFVAGAHAKDVLEDTSTHKVLTVTIDAGAQIPPCTMGSHTLFFVVEGEGTIRVGSDTRDIAPGQIVSIEPGIERNIKAETKMVVLAIQIHG; from the coding sequence ATGGCAGAGGGTCTCAGCAAGATATCACAACGAGGGGGGAGCGGAGTGAAGATCTATGACATTTTGCGAAACAAGGAGTTCGTAGCCGGTGCGCATGCGAAAGATGTGCTCGAAGATACCAGCACCCATAAGGTCTTAACGGTGACGATCGATGCGGGAGCTCAAATTCCGCCGTGCACAATGGGAAGCCACACCTTGTTCTTCGTGGTAGAGGGCGAAGGGACGATAAGAGTGGGCAGTGATACAAGAGACATTGCGCCAGGTCAGATAGTGAGCATCGAACCTGGCATAGAGCGCAACATCAAAGCCGAAACCAAGATGGTTGTTTTAGCTATCCAGATTCATGGTTGA
- a CDS encoding PadR family transcriptional regulator produces MEHVILGFLTMGDMTGYDIKRLMSISTSFFYDASYGSIYPTLKKLEERGLVKSSEAIESGRLRKVYSITDEGREEFLRWLGGPPGESKFKYDFLMRMFFFAHLPKEKIEAAVTQHLAEIRAVSKKLETIEFIVGGKADIYQMYTLRFGKDFFAFLQVWFERFLDELKNGNSGDPGVRKGDT; encoded by the coding sequence TTGGAACACGTCATCCTTGGTTTTCTGACTATGGGAGACATGACGGGATATGATATCAAGCGGCTTATGAGCATCAGCACGTCATTTTTCTATGATGCGAGCTACGGGAGCATCTATCCTACCCTCAAGAAGCTAGAAGAAAGAGGGCTTGTGAAGTCCAGCGAGGCAATAGAAAGCGGGCGCCTCAGGAAGGTCTATTCTATCACTGATGAAGGGCGCGAGGAGTTTCTTCGGTGGCTCGGAGGGCCACCCGGCGAAAGCAAGTTCAAATACGACTTCTTAATGAGGATGTTCTTCTTCGCGCACCTTCCCAAAGAGAAGATTGAGGCGGCGGTAACCCAGCATCTCGCGGAGATAAGGGCAGTTTCGAAGAAGCTTGAGACGATTGAGTTCATAGTAGGGGGCAAGGCAGATATATATCAGATGTACACCCTTCGATTCGGCAAGGACTTCTTCGCCTTCCTCCAAGTCTGGTTTGAAAGGTTCCTGGACGAACTCAAAAATGGTAACTCAGGCGACCCCGGGGTGAGGAAAGGGGATACTTGA
- a CDS encoding permease — MKKVVKEYRLVVLVVLANLVLWYLSPSKAAESASTAGKFLKEMLSILPPVFLLVGLLDVWVPRAIVERSVGQKSGIKGVAISMLLGSTTVGPLYAAFPIAAALLKKGASVFNIVVFLTVKAGAEIPLVAMEAKFLGFPFALLRLALTLVAAPIIGWIVQRVVGYSYRSQSAEPMLSE, encoded by the coding sequence ATGAAAAAAGTCGTGAAAGAGTACAGATTGGTGGTTCTCGTTGTCCTCGCCAACCTGGTGCTGTGGTACCTCTCACCCTCAAAGGCCGCAGAATCGGCCAGCACAGCCGGCAAGTTCCTGAAAGAGATGCTCTCGATCTTGCCTCCAGTGTTCTTGCTCGTAGGACTCCTGGATGTCTGGGTGCCGAGGGCAATCGTAGAGAGAAGCGTGGGTCAGAAGTCGGGCATCAAGGGCGTGGCCATCTCGATGCTGCTCGGCAGTACAACGGTCGGCCCCCTCTATGCAGCGTTTCCCATCGCCGCCGCGCTTCTGAAGAAGGGCGCGAGCGTGTTCAACATCGTCGTGTTCCTTACTGTAAAGGCGGGCGCAGAGATACCTCTAGTGGCTATGGAAGCGAAGTTCCTGGGTTTCCCCTTTGCTCTTCTCCGCCTGGCGTTGACGTTAGTCGCTGCCCCGATCATCGGGTGGATCGTGCAAAGGGTAGTCGGATATTCTTACAGGTCACAGAGTGCGGAACCGATGCTAAGCGAATAG
- a CDS encoding NAD(P)/FAD-dependent oxidoreductase yields the protein MSVGKQLRTRKQLRIPGMVHILISFVPWTLYWTLCGVGKPPGVAVGLLVAVLLVIPEAVNMSFNLIDLVSVAFFGAAALVTFGLKSSLFIDNSGFLGYLALFIMAVVSLILKQPYTVQVSKRDYPETYWHDPTFLLINNIITGLWAFIFLVNSVIYILSRFPFTVVVSNALVALGIVFSIVFPMAAPAYFALREFKGNDWRVDVGRERGKGGDPGKEKKREGKEYDAIIVGSGIGGLTCGALLAREGYRVAVFEQHYLPGGYCSSFRRKGFTFNTGVEAVSGLWEKGPVRYLLDDLGLRQEDLFIRNTSRYVFKGQNIDVPPDLGGFIALLQGMFPEEARGIADFFDMARRAYEEVYREAAMYGSPLPAELIAKVFGAKALLNYPGEHPHFFSWMNKTYRQVLDEHFKSETLKALLSALIGYVGTEPNETPAASALTAVVSYYLHGGYFPKGGALRFAGALKQYIEEHGGRVLLRNKIDRILVETSEARAGREAEVRGVQVGDTTYESPVVVANVNAKTALLDLVGEEHLKPAFARYIKGLKMSPSVFMVFLGVDMDLSDYPVLIHNLDEGYGIVIGSNADPDLAPPGSASVTLLAGASYCDFPPRGTPEYLQRKEELARTLIERADKAIPGLSSHIIVEDAATPRTLEFYTGMPEGAIYAFDQSKDTKRPYFKTPIKGLYLASASTFPGGGIEAVVIAGRICANDIMNWKMRGST from the coding sequence ATGAGCGTGGGAAAGCAGCTCCGGACACGGAAACAGCTCCGGATACCTGGCATGGTTCATATCCTCATCTCTTTTGTCCCGTGGACACTCTATTGGACCTTATGCGGCGTTGGAAAGCCCCCGGGCGTTGCAGTTGGGCTTTTAGTGGCTGTCCTCCTTGTGATTCCGGAGGCCGTTAACATGAGTTTCAATCTCATAGACCTGGTGTCAGTGGCATTCTTCGGTGCCGCGGCTTTGGTCACCTTTGGCCTCAAATCAAGCCTATTCATTGATAACAGCGGTTTCCTCGGGTATCTTGCCCTCTTCATCATGGCGGTTGTGTCTCTGATACTCAAACAACCGTATACCGTGCAGGTCTCAAAGAGGGACTATCCTGAGACTTACTGGCACGACCCAACTTTCCTCCTGATCAATAACATCATCACCGGCCTTTGGGCATTCATATTCCTGGTGAATTCGGTAATATACATCCTCTCGCGCTTTCCCTTCACAGTCGTGGTCTCAAATGCTCTGGTGGCTTTAGGAATAGTCTTCTCCATTGTTTTCCCCATGGCCGCCCCCGCTTACTTTGCGTTGAGAGAGTTCAAGGGAAATGACTGGCGAGTCGACGTTGGCCGTGAAAGGGGAAAGGGAGGGGACCCCGGAAAAGAGAAGAAACGAGAGGGAAAAGAATATGATGCGATAATTGTCGGGTCCGGGATTGGCGGATTGACCTGCGGGGCTTTGCTCGCCCGCGAGGGCTACCGGGTTGCGGTCTTCGAGCAACACTACCTCCCGGGGGGTTATTGCTCGTCGTTTCGCCGGAAGGGGTTTACCTTCAATACCGGGGTGGAGGCTGTAAGCGGACTGTGGGAAAAGGGCCCTGTTCGCTACCTTTTGGATGATCTCGGGCTCCGGCAAGAGGACCTCTTTATAAGAAACACTTCGAGATATGTTTTCAAAGGCCAGAATATCGATGTTCCGCCGGATCTCGGAGGATTCATAGCCCTACTTCAGGGAATGTTCCCTGAGGAAGCTCGCGGTATTGCTGACTTCTTCGACATGGCCAGGAGGGCCTATGAAGAGGTCTACCGGGAGGCCGCAATGTATGGGAGTCCGCTCCCTGCAGAACTCATCGCCAAGGTGTTCGGGGCAAAGGCACTCCTGAACTACCCTGGGGAACACCCGCATTTCTTCAGCTGGATGAATAAGACTTACAGGCAAGTCCTGGACGAGCATTTCAAGAGTGAAACTCTCAAGGCGCTGCTATCCGCTCTCATAGGCTACGTTGGGACAGAGCCGAATGAGACCCCCGCGGCAAGCGCCCTGACTGCCGTAGTATCCTATTACCTTCACGGTGGATATTTCCCCAAGGGAGGCGCGCTTCGATTCGCAGGCGCGCTAAAGCAGTATATCGAAGAACATGGCGGTCGGGTACTGCTCAGGAACAAGATTGACAGGATTCTAGTGGAGACAAGTGAGGCCAGGGCCGGCAGGGAGGCAGAGGTCAGGGGGGTTCAGGTAGGCGATACGACCTATGAAAGCCCTGTGGTGGTGGCCAACGTCAATGCTAAGACAGCTCTCCTGGACCTGGTGGGAGAAGAACACCTAAAGCCAGCATTCGCCCGGTATATCAAGGGCCTAAAGATGTCCCCGTCGGTATTCATGGTATTCCTGGGTGTGGACATGGACCTATCAGATTACCCGGTCCTCATCCACAATCTCGATGAGGGGTACGGGATCGTCATAGGCTCGAACGCAGATCCGGACCTTGCGCCCCCGGGTAGTGCTAGTGTCACGCTACTGGCCGGGGCGAGTTACTGCGATTTCCCGCCGAGAGGAACCCCGGAATATCTTCAAAGGAAGGAGGAACTTGCCCGCACGCTGATAGAGAGGGCGGATAAGGCGATCCCCGGTCTTTCAAGCCATATCATCGTAGAGGATGCGGCAACGCCGAGGACGCTAGAGTTTTACACCGGCATGCCAGAAGGGGCGATCTATGCCTTCGACCAGTCGAAGGATACCAAAAGGCCATATTTCAAGACACCCATCAAAGGGCTGTATCTCGCCAGTGCCTCCACCTTTCCTGGTGGTGGGAT
- a CDS encoding PadR family transcriptional regulator has translation MANYANESPCGPCSPRTHARMERFMEPCLLLLLRGQRSHGYELMEKLRELGFEGSSADMASLYRTLRQLEDKQVVTSSWEEGTQGPPKRVYELTEEGEALLHDWARVIRANRSRLNKFLDLYETLCQEEGKGGGSDV, from the coding sequence ATGGCCAATTATGCAAACGAAAGCCCATGCGGGCCATGCTCACCTCGCACTCACGCACGAATGGAGCGCTTCATGGAACCTTGCCTGCTCCTCCTGCTCCGGGGACAGCGATCGCACGGGTATGAACTAATGGAAAAGCTCCGGGAGCTGGGATTTGAAGGAAGTTCCGCGGACATGGCGAGTCTCTACCGAACCCTCCGCCAACTCGAGGACAAGCAGGTGGTCACGTCATCGTGGGAAGAGGGAACGCAAGGCCCCCCGAAAAGGGTGTACGAACTAACCGAGGAGGGCGAAGCTCTCCTGCACGATTGGGCACGTGTGATTAGAGCAAACCGGTCCCGGCTGAACAAGTTCCTCGATTTATATGAGACTCTATGCCAGGAAGAGGGAAAAGGAGGCGGCAGCGATGTATAG
- a CDS encoding permease — translation MYSVVLYSISIIAVLLSWKASKDKTRKALRITAKSFAKIIPAMIGIIGIIGLLLTLIPPEWISGYLGKQAGIAGTIGAAVFGAVTLIPGLIAFPLAGSLYREGASVMTVAAFITTLTMVGIVTAPVEIQQLGRKMTLWRNGLSFVFALIIAFVMGAVLG, via the coding sequence ATGTATAGCGTGGTCCTCTACTCTATATCCATCATCGCAGTACTCCTTTCGTGGAAAGCCAGCAAAGATAAGACACGAAAAGCCTTGCGGATTACGGCCAAATCCTTTGCCAAGATCATTCCGGCTATGATCGGCATAATCGGAATCATTGGACTCCTTCTTACCTTGATCCCTCCTGAATGGATCTCCGGATATCTCGGAAAACAGGCAGGTATCGCGGGGACGATCGGGGCGGCAGTGTTCGGGGCCGTCACCCTGATTCCCGGGCTCATCGCTTTCCCCCTGGCCGGGTCCCTCTATCGAGAAGGTGCTTCCGTGATGACCGTGGCTGCTTTCATCACCACCCTGACTATGGTAGGAATTGTTACCGCGCCTGTTGAGATCCAACAGTTGGGCAGGAAGATGACCCTGTGGAGAAACGGGCTGAGCTTCGTTTTCGCCCTGATCATCGCGTTTGTAATGGGGGCGGTGCTGGGATGA